From the Myripristis murdjan chromosome 14, fMyrMur1.1, whole genome shotgun sequence genome, one window contains:
- the siah2l gene encoding E3 ubiquitin-protein ligase Siah2 has translation MSRPSSAGAGGGGLGAGKAGAGKHGGSGGAAAAAAAAAAAAAAAAGVGSVTGSGSAAPSSSVSLPSASLPGQSSELTALFECPVCFDYVLPPILQCQAGHLVCNQCRQKLSCCPTCRGPLTPSIRNLAMEKVASTLPFPCKYSSAGCLLSLHHSEKPEHEEVCEFRPYTCPCPGATCKWHGSLEAVMPHLMHAHKSITTLQGEDIVFLATDISLPGAVDWVMMQSCFSQHFMLVLEKQEKFEGHQQFFAVVLLIGTRKQAENFAYRLELNGNRRRLTWEATPRSIHDGVAAAIMNSDCLVFDTSVAHLFADNGNLGINVTISMC, from the exons ATGAGCCGTCCTTCCTCAGCCGGAGCCGGAGGCGGAGGACTCGGGGCCGGGAAAGCGGGCGCAGGGAAGCACGGAGGGTCCGGAGGCGCCGCGGCAGCAGCCGCCGCGGCCgccgcagcagcagcggcggctgCCGGGGTGGGATCCGTGACCGGGTCGGGGTCCGCAGCCCCGTCCTCCTCGGTGTCCCTGCCCTCGGCCAGCCTACCCGGACAGTCCTCGGAGCTGACGGCTCTGTTCGAGTGCCCGGTGTGTTTCGACTACGTGCTGCCGCCCATCCTGCAGTGCCAGGCCGGCCACCTGGTCTGCAACCAGTGCCGGCAGAAGCTGAGCTGCTGCCCGACCTGCCGCGGCCCGCTCACCCCGAGCATCCGGAACCTGGCCATGGAGAAGGTGGCGTCCACCCTGCCGTTCCCCTgcaag TACTCGTCGGCCGGCTGCCTGCTGTCGCTGCACCACAGTGAGAAGCCCGAGCACGAGGAGGTGTGTGAGTTCCGGCCGTACACCTGCCCCTGTCCCGGGGCCACCTGCAAGTGGCACGGCTCGCTGGAGGCCGTCATGCCCCACCTGATGCACGCGCACAAGTCCATCACCACCCTGCAG ggCGAGGACATCGTCTTCCTGGCGACGGACATCTCCCTGCCGGGCGCCGTCGACTGGGTGATGATGCAGTCGTGCTTCAGTCAGCACTTCATGCTGGTGCTGGAGAAGCAGGAGAAGTTCGAGGGCCACCAGCAGTTCTTCGCCGTCGTTCTGCTCATCGGGACGCGCAAGCAGGCCGAGAACTTCGCCTACCGCCTGGAGCTCAACGGGAACCGCCGCCGCCTCACCTGGGAGGCCACGCCGCGCTCCATCCACGACGGCGTGGCGGCGGCCATCATGAACAGCGACTGCCTGGTGTTCGACACGTCCGTCGCCCACCTGTTCGCCGACAACGGCAACCTGGGCATCAACGTCACCATCTCCATGTGCTGA